In the genome of Bradyrhizobium sp. CIAT3101, one region contains:
- a CDS encoding DUF1330 domain-containing protein: MTVYAIAQLKMTDRAAYDRYQARFFDVFRKFNGRLLAADEQPRVLEGAWPHDKLVMMSFPDEAAFLAFSNSPDYQDISRDRKAGAQATVLLVKGFAPAA; the protein is encoded by the coding sequence ATGACCGTCTACGCGATTGCGCAGCTGAAGATGACGGATCGCGCGGCCTATGACCGCTACCAGGCGCGGTTCTTCGACGTGTTCAGGAAGTTCAATGGAAGGCTGCTCGCCGCTGACGAGCAACCGCGCGTGCTCGAAGGCGCATGGCCGCATGACAAGCTTGTCATGATGTCGTTTCCCGACGAGGCTGCATTCCTCGCCTTCTCGAACTCGCCCGACTACCAGGACATCTCGCGTGATCGCAAGGCAGGCGCGCAAGCGACGGTGCTGCTGGTGAAGGGATTTGCGCCTGCGGCCTGA
- the leuC gene encoding 3-isopropylmalate dehydratase large subunit: MSKPTTLYDKIWNDHLVHEADDGTCLLYIDRHLVHEVTSPQAFEGLRATGRKVRAPEKTLAVVDHNVPTTDRTKPNPDPESIEQIKALADNAKEFGIEYYNEFDKRQGVVHVIGPEQGFTLPGTTIVCGDSHTSTHGAFGALAHGIGTSEVEHVLATQTLIQKKAKNMRVTVDGKLPDGVTGKDIILAIIGEIGTAGGTGYVLEYAGDAISALSMEGRMTVCNMSIEGGARAGLVAPDQKAYDFLRGRPKSPKGADWDAAMRYWEKLRSDEGAHFDNELRLDAAKLPPIVTWGTSPEDVISVTGMVPDPDQIADEAKRLSKHRALKYMGLTAGTKITDIKLDRIFIGSCTNGRIEDLRAAAKIAEGKHVSGHVNAMVVPGSGLVKEQAEAEGLDKIFIKAGFEWREPGCSMCLAMNPDKLAPEERCASTSNRNFEGRQGFKGRTHLVSPAMAAAAAIAGHFVDVRDWR, from the coding sequence GTCCAAGCCGACCACATTGTACGACAAGATCTGGAACGACCATCTGGTGCACGAAGCCGATGACGGCACCTGCCTGCTCTACATCGACCGTCATCTGGTGCACGAGGTGACCTCGCCGCAGGCGTTCGAAGGCCTGCGCGCCACCGGCCGCAAGGTCCGTGCGCCCGAGAAGACGCTCGCCGTCGTCGACCACAACGTGCCGACCACCGATCGCACCAAGCCGAATCCCGATCCGGAGAGCATCGAGCAGATCAAGGCGCTGGCCGACAATGCCAAGGAATTCGGCATCGAATATTACAACGAGTTCGACAAGCGCCAGGGCGTCGTCCACGTCATCGGCCCCGAGCAGGGCTTTACCCTGCCTGGCACCACCATCGTCTGCGGTGACAGCCACACCTCGACGCATGGTGCGTTCGGCGCGCTCGCACACGGCATCGGCACTAGCGAGGTCGAGCACGTGCTGGCCACGCAGACGCTGATCCAGAAGAAGGCGAAGAACATGCGCGTCACCGTCGACGGCAAATTGCCGGACGGCGTGACGGGCAAGGACATCATCCTGGCCATCATCGGCGAGATCGGCACCGCCGGCGGCACCGGCTACGTGCTGGAATACGCCGGCGACGCGATCAGCGCGCTGTCGATGGAAGGCCGCATGACGGTCTGCAACATGTCGATCGAAGGCGGCGCCCGCGCCGGCCTCGTTGCGCCCGACCAGAAAGCCTATGACTTCCTGCGTGGCCGCCCGAAGTCACCGAAGGGCGCGGACTGGGATGCGGCGATGCGCTACTGGGAGAAGCTGCGTTCCGACGAGGGCGCACATTTCGACAACGAGCTGCGCCTCGACGCCGCAAAGCTGCCGCCGATCGTGACCTGGGGCACATCGCCTGAGGACGTCATCTCGGTGACCGGCATGGTGCCGGATCCCGACCAGATCGCGGACGAAGCCAAGCGCCTCTCCAAGCATCGCGCGCTGAAATACATGGGCCTGACGGCGGGAACGAAGATCACCGACATCAAGCTCGACCGCATCTTCATCGGCTCCTGCACCAACGGCCGCATCGAGGATCTGCGCGCTGCCGCCAAGATCGCGGAAGGCAAGCATGTCTCTGGTCACGTCAACGCCATGGTCGTGCCGGGCTCCGGTCTCGTGAAGGAGCAGGCCGAAGCTGAAGGTCTGGACAAGATCTTCATCAAGGCCGGCTTCGAATGGCGCGAGCCGGGCTGCTCGATGTGCCTCGCGATGAACCCCGACAAGCTGGCTCCGGAAGAGCGTTGCGCCTCGACCTCGAACCGCAATTTCGAGGGACGCCAGGGCTTCAAGGGCCGCACCCATCTGGTGTCGCCGGCAATGGCGGCGGCAGCGGCGATCGCCGGTCACTTCGTCGACGTCCGGGATTGGCGCTGA